A section of the Rhodothermus profundi genome encodes:
- a CDS encoding methyl-accepting chemotaxis protein → MEELAGANGRALLVSSATGGLIGAAVGLGLNGIAGVLSDLLVAALAASVGSLLVRWQLLRALRAWAAHQKSQWQARQQQWEAERAALLAEREALRQRLQTLEAAARHLEEAAPEQCEASRTSDNDPQVALQQFWMQSWKRLQPYLQLLEDQLGHVQQETEQAALEIVSELQRLHEAAQLQIAQVQKLADSMERMVQNNTHQADSIRAAGQQMNDFVDQHQMRIEQSLQRIHSMASEVEQLDPLVDEMADIARRTNLLALNAAIEAARLGEEGKGFAVVADAVRQLAAQATALAERMGRQIQVVSERIQEEIEQIEAQLQREHDQLSQMRSLNTALNGCLEQIVEVTSDTVSQVSQLNDEMLSRSLADLLGRIQFQDVLRQKIDLVKEALEKLADFLEAAVHYQQHPDQPPPEILDPEELYQRYVSAGQRAVHQATMGRQKEDGEGTTRIELFL, encoded by the coding sequence ATGGAGGAACTGGCAGGCGCTAACGGACGAGCGCTGCTGGTCAGCAGCGCAACCGGGGGATTAATCGGAGCAGCCGTTGGCCTGGGGCTTAACGGCATAGCCGGGGTGCTTTCTGATCTCCTGGTGGCGGCTCTGGCGGCCAGCGTAGGGAGCCTGCTGGTTCGATGGCAGCTTCTCCGCGCATTGCGAGCATGGGCCGCGCATCAGAAAAGCCAGTGGCAGGCCCGGCAACAGCAATGGGAAGCAGAACGGGCAGCGCTGCTCGCGGAGCGGGAAGCGCTTCGGCAACGCCTCCAGACGCTGGAAGCTGCTGCCAGACATCTGGAGGAGGCTGCTCCAGAGCAATGCGAAGCCTCCAGAACCTCAGACAACGACCCACAGGTGGCACTTCAGCAATTCTGGATGCAGAGCTGGAAGCGTCTGCAGCCCTATTTGCAGTTGCTGGAAGACCAGTTGGGCCATGTGCAGCAGGAGACCGAGCAGGCCGCTCTGGAGATCGTTTCCGAGTTGCAGCGCCTGCATGAGGCGGCGCAGCTCCAGATTGCCCAGGTCCAGAAGCTGGCTGACTCGATGGAGCGCATGGTCCAGAACAACACGCACCAGGCCGACTCGATCCGGGCGGCTGGCCAGCAGATGAACGACTTCGTGGATCAGCACCAGATGCGGATTGAGCAAAGCCTGCAGCGCATTCATAGCATGGCTTCTGAAGTGGAGCAGTTAGATCCGCTGGTCGATGAAATGGCCGATATTGCGCGGCGAACCAACCTGCTGGCTCTGAATGCTGCCATTGAAGCTGCCCGTCTGGGCGAAGAAGGCAAAGGATTCGCGGTCGTAGCCGACGCCGTGCGGCAACTGGCCGCGCAGGCGACCGCACTGGCTGAGCGCATGGGGCGTCAGATTCAGGTGGTTAGCGAGCGCATCCAGGAGGAAATCGAACAGATCGAAGCCCAACTGCAACGGGAGCACGATCAACTCAGCCAGATGCGGTCGTTGAACACCGCGCTAAATGGATGCCTGGAGCAAATTGTAGAAGTGACCTCCGACACGGTGTCCCAGGTGAGTCAGCTCAACGACGAAATGCTGAGCCGCTCGCTGGCCGATCTGCTGGGACGCATTCAATTTCAAGATGTGCTGCGGCAGAAAATTGATCTGGTCAAAGAAGCCCTGGAGAAGCTGGCCGATTTTCTGGAAGCAGCCGTGCACTATCAACAACACCCCGACCAGCCGCCGCCGGAGATTCTTGACCCGGAAGAACTCTATCAGCGCTACGTTTCGGCCGGCCAGCGGGCGGTTCATCAGGCCACGATGGGGCGCCAGAAAGAAGATGGCGAAGGCACGACCCGCATTGAGCTGTTCCTCTAA
- the bcp gene encoding thioredoxin-dependent thiol peroxidase has translation MSATSAMPEVGQEAPDFEGVDQHGRTIRLRDFRGKKVALYFYPKDDTPGCTKQACSLRDGYVQLQQAGIAVLGVSADDVESHRRFAEKYSLPFPLIADPEARICQAYGVWGERTLYGRKFLGIRRTTFLIDENGMIRRVIRRPRVDQHADEVLKEFGLA, from the coding sequence ATGAGCGCAACGTCGGCGATGCCCGAGGTGGGCCAGGAAGCCCCGGATTTTGAGGGAGTCGATCAACACGGACGTACCATTCGACTGCGCGACTTTCGGGGCAAAAAGGTTGCCCTGTATTTCTACCCAAAAGACGACACGCCAGGCTGTACGAAGCAGGCCTGTAGCCTGCGCGATGGGTATGTCCAACTGCAGCAAGCGGGCATTGCTGTACTGGGCGTATCGGCTGATGATGTGGAAAGTCATCGACGCTTTGCCGAAAAATATAGCCTGCCGTTTCCGCTAATTGCCGATCCGGAAGCCAGAATCTGCCAGGCCTACGGCGTCTGGGGCGAGCGAACGCTCTACGGACGCAAATTTCTGGGAATACGGCGCACTACGTTTCTGATTGATGAAAATGGTATGATCCGTCGGGTCATTCGCCGCCCCAGAGTTGACCAGCACGCTGACGAGGTGTTGAAAGAATTTGGCCTGGCGTAG
- a CDS encoding CheR family methyltransferase, translating to MQTSKLHIRDEDFLRFRDFFYRKTGIYFDEGKRYFVDRRLIERMKATGAPDFRTYFTRLRFEASGEELQTLINLMTVNETYFFREEHQLRCLVQHLLPELTRRRTDRRPIRIWSIPASTGEEPYSIAIYLLEYWPDLEHWDVELVASDIDTRALERARQGRYSARSVQHVPHHLRRKYFTRVGNDYQICEMLREVVTFTRVNLCDAQEMRPYRDFAVIFCRNLLIYFDEASRKTAAHHLYEALEPGGYLCLGHSESMSRISSLFQVRRFPEAIVYQKPEEIYETCAGCG from the coding sequence ATGCAAACTTCAAAGTTGCACATACGCGACGAAGACTTCCTACGATTCCGTGATTTCTTTTACCGGAAGACAGGCATCTACTTTGACGAAGGAAAACGCTACTTCGTTGATCGCCGTCTGATTGAACGCATGAAGGCAACCGGCGCCCCGGACTTTCGCACCTACTTTACCCGCCTGCGCTTTGAGGCATCAGGAGAGGAGCTCCAGACCCTGATCAATTTGATGACCGTTAATGAAACCTACTTCTTCCGCGAAGAGCACCAGCTGCGGTGCCTGGTGCAGCACCTTCTGCCAGAGTTGACCCGTCGGCGCACTGACCGGCGGCCTATTCGCATCTGGTCCATTCCGGCTTCGACAGGGGAAGAGCCCTATTCTATTGCCATTTATCTGCTGGAATACTGGCCCGATCTGGAGCACTGGGATGTCGAACTGGTCGCTTCGGACATCGACACCAGAGCCCTGGAACGGGCCCGCCAGGGACGGTACAGTGCTCGTTCTGTGCAGCACGTGCCCCATCACCTGCGCCGCAAGTATTTCACGCGTGTAGGCAACGACTATCAGATCTGTGAAATGCTGCGCGAAGTGGTGACCTTTACGCGCGTGAATCTATGCGATGCCCAGGAAATGCGCCCCTACCGAGACTTCGCGGTAATCTTCTGTCGTAATCTGCTCATTTACTTCGATGAGGCCTCTCGCAAAACGGCGGCGCATCACCTGTACGAAGCGCTGGAACCCGGCGGATACCTGTGCCTGGGGCACTCCGAGTCGATGAGCCGTATTTCGTCCCTGTTTCAGGTACGCCGTTTCCCAGAGGCCATCGTGTACCAGAAACCAGAGGAGATCTATGAAACGTGTGCTGGTTGTGGATGA
- the gatB gene encoding Asp-tRNA(Asn)/Glu-tRNA(Gln) amidotransferase subunit GatB codes for MRHDYEAVIGLEVHCQLLTASKAFSPESTQFGDPPNTNVDPISLGHPGTLPVLNQQVVEYTIRMGLATHCKIAERSIFARKHYFYPDLPKGYQISQYETPICYDGWIEIELEPEGDGQEPVRKRIGIIRIHMEEDAGKSLHDQDPYHTLLDFNRCGVPLIEIVSAPDIRSPREAALYMQKIRQIVRYLGISDGNMEEGSLRCDANVSVRRRGEARLGTKTEIKNLNSFRNVERALEYEIRRQIAILEQGGEVVQETRLWDAVRQETRPMRSKEEAHDYRYFPDPDLVPVVVTADMLERIRSQMPEMPEVRRRRFIEELGLPAYDAGVLTEERGVADYYEATLQALARLMPDGDRKVQAKAVSNFVMTEVLRVLNERSIDMQAFPIEPERLAKLVRLRLEDRVSSTGAQEIFNAMLTDQRSPEAIAEAHNLLQVSDENALIPVVEAVLAEHPDKVQTYLNGKTGLLGFFIGQVMRRFEGAPDPKLVRRLLEERLEAARAAGQETK; via the coding sequence ATGCGGCACGATTACGAAGCGGTTATTGGTCTGGAAGTGCACTGCCAGCTCCTGACGGCCTCCAAGGCATTTAGCCCGGAGTCTACCCAGTTCGGCGATCCCCCCAACACCAACGTCGATCCCATTAGCCTGGGCCATCCGGGCACGTTGCCTGTGCTAAATCAGCAGGTCGTTGAATACACCATTCGCATGGGGCTGGCGACGCACTGCAAGATTGCCGAGCGCTCTATCTTCGCCCGCAAGCACTATTTCTATCCAGACCTGCCCAAGGGCTATCAGATCTCGCAGTACGAGACTCCCATCTGCTACGATGGATGGATAGAAATTGAACTGGAGCCCGAAGGAGATGGGCAGGAGCCTGTGCGCAAACGCATCGGCATTATTCGCATTCACATGGAGGAGGACGCGGGCAAGTCGTTGCACGATCAGGATCCCTACCACACCCTGCTGGACTTCAACCGCTGTGGCGTGCCGCTCATTGAGATTGTGTCGGCGCCCGATATTCGCTCGCCGCGTGAAGCCGCGCTTTACATGCAAAAGATTCGTCAGATCGTGCGCTACCTCGGCATCTCTGATGGCAACATGGAGGAGGGGTCTCTGCGCTGCGATGCGAACGTGTCGGTGCGTCGCCGCGGGGAAGCTCGGCTGGGAACCAAGACGGAAATCAAAAACCTGAACTCATTCCGCAACGTCGAGCGGGCGCTTGAATACGAAATCCGGCGCCAGATCGCCATTCTGGAGCAGGGAGGCGAAGTGGTGCAGGAAACGCGCCTCTGGGATGCCGTGCGACAGGAAACGCGGCCCATGCGCTCCAAAGAAGAAGCGCACGACTACCGCTATTTTCCGGATCCTGACCTGGTACCCGTCGTGGTGACGGCCGACATGCTGGAGCGCATTCGGAGCCAGATGCCGGAAATGCCCGAGGTGCGCCGGCGGCGTTTCATAGAGGAGCTGGGATTGCCGGCCTACGACGCAGGGGTGCTGACCGAAGAGCGCGGTGTAGCCGATTACTATGAGGCCACGCTGCAAGCTCTGGCGCGTCTGATGCCAGACGGGGATCGGAAAGTGCAGGCTAAGGCTGTCTCCAACTTTGTGATGACCGAAGTGCTCCGGGTGCTTAATGAGCGCTCCATTGACATGCAGGCATTTCCTATTGAGCCGGAACGTCTGGCCAAACTGGTACGCCTTCGCCTGGAGGATCGGGTTAGCTCAACCGGCGCCCAGGAAATCTTTAATGCGATGCTAACAGACCAGCGTTCCCCCGAAGCTATTGCGGAAGCCCACAACCTGCTGCAGGTATCTGACGAAAATGCGCTGATTCCGGTGGTAGAGGCCGTGCTGGCCGAACATCCGGACAAAGTGCAGACCTATCTAAATGGTAAAACCGGGCTGCTGGGCTTTTTTATCGGGCAGGTCATGCGTCGCTTTGAAGGAGCCCCGGACCCCAAGCTGGTGCGGCGGTTGCTGGAGGAACGGTTAGAAGCGGCGCGCGCAGCCGGACAGGAGACGAAGTAA
- a CDS encoding response regulator — MKRVLVVDDAPTVRMYHREILESIGLTVDEAYNGVEALEKALTHPYDLYVVDINMPEMDGYRFLRALRQQPELPQTPAIMVSTEAADIDRRQAFQAGANLYLVKPVKPDVLSQYVQLLLGEKPS, encoded by the coding sequence ATGAAACGTGTGCTGGTTGTGGATGATGCGCCTACGGTGCGCATGTACCACCGAGAGATTCTGGAATCCATTGGCCTGACTGTTGATGAGGCCTACAACGGCGTCGAAGCGCTCGAAAAGGCCCTCACCCATCCCTACGACCTGTACGTCGTGGACATCAATATGCCGGAGATGGATGGGTATCGATTCCTGCGAGCGCTCCGGCAACAGCCGGAGCTACCCCAGACGCCGGCGATCATGGTGTCCACGGAAGCCGCCGACATCGACCGTCGCCAGGCCTTTCAGGCCGGCGCTAACCTTTATCTGGTCAAACCGGTCAAACCGGACGTTTTGAGCCAGTACGTCCAACTGTTACTGGGAGAGAAGCCGTCATGA
- a CDS encoding HEAT repeat domain-containing protein, producing the protein MGLKKFSQTSSFPPETVEDDLIALQEALQDPNPARRRQAVRRLADVPEGLSYLMAHLEKETDVSVLEVLLQELVRAATPEARAALVQGLRSDQATLRNATLDALRQHPDQAASLVEQLLQDPDPDVRILTLSLLGTLALPQTETWLIQVLEHDPHVNVCAAAIDLLCEVGTEAARPALEAARRRFANEPYVQFAVKQALRRIGGEA; encoded by the coding sequence ATGGGGTTGAAGAAGTTCAGCCAGACGTCGTCCTTTCCTCCAGAAACCGTTGAGGACGATCTGATTGCGCTACAGGAGGCGTTGCAGGACCCCAACCCTGCCCGCCGACGCCAGGCCGTGCGTCGCTTAGCAGATGTTCCAGAAGGGCTTTCCTATCTGATGGCCCATCTGGAAAAAGAAACGGACGTCTCGGTACTGGAGGTCCTGCTCCAGGAACTGGTCCGCGCGGCTACGCCAGAGGCTCGGGCTGCGCTGGTCCAGGGATTGCGCAGCGACCAGGCTACCCTGCGGAACGCCACCTTAGACGCGCTGCGGCAGCATCCCGATCAAGCCGCTTCGCTGGTTGAGCAACTGCTGCAGGATCCCGATCCAGATGTGCGGATCCTGACGCTGAGTCTGCTGGGAACGCTGGCGCTGCCGCAAACCGAAACCTGGCTCATTCAGGTGCTGGAGCACGACCCGCATGTAAATGTCTGCGCAGCAGCAATCGATCTGCTCTGTGAGGTCGGTACCGAAGCAGCTCGGCCGGCGCTGGAAGCAGCCAGACGCCGCTTTGCCAATGAGCCGTACGTGCAGTTTGCGGTGAAACAGGCGCTGCGACGTATTGGGGGCGAAGCGTGA
- a CDS encoding response regulator, with product MGRTIFVVDDSAVMRSSLKANLEMQGFQVKMAADGAEALEQLKNGLKPDLILTDIHMPKMDGLTLIREIRKLPGFRFVPILVLTTESQQAKREEARRLGATGWLVKPVSGVDLVNTIRKVLPGT from the coding sequence ATGGGACGAACTATCTTCGTGGTGGACGACTCTGCCGTGATGCGCTCCAGTCTAAAAGCTAATCTGGAAATGCAGGGGTTTCAGGTGAAGATGGCCGCAGACGGGGCTGAGGCCCTGGAACAACTCAAAAATGGCCTCAAACCTGACCTGATTCTAACCGATATTCATATGCCCAAAATGGATGGCCTGACACTGATCCGGGAAATCCGGAAGTTGCCAGGCTTTCGCTTTGTGCCCATTCTGGTGCTCACCACAGAAAGCCAGCAGGCCAAACGCGAAGAAGCCCGACGACTGGGGGCGACCGGCTGGCTGGTCAAGCCGGTCTCAGGAGTCGATCTGGTGAACACGATCCGCAAAGTGCTACCGGGCACCTGA
- a CDS encoding chemotaxis protein CheA: MSNLVEQFVIEARELLQGISEQILTLEAQPDHAEAMHELFRLVHTLKGNSGLVEAPAMTRVLHVAEDVIGAVREGRQTFSRDLADALLEAFDFVALLVDELEQEGSIQAAHEHEATRHIQALQKLDGKEKTAEESEAFRAASDHSRAAVSIESLPPEAQEIAAQRLQEDRPLYWVVYEPEEDCFFKGDDPFLLVRQTPGVCWGRIVPRAPWPPLDQMDPYRCVLRFELLSEAPLSELEEHFRYVADQIRLQPVAAQLDAADAGVAPTESKPPIVSEEAIGQILEAQRAVLESPIDDGFEGRMQAVKAALEGLLRVLGRESDQSTLEAALDEARRKRNPEPLRRWIDQVFGVAPRADAGSPASQTGSAAPPVSQEPATPSHERPAEARPRTASTLRVSQERIDALMSLVGELVVAKNGLAYLASRVQRDYDLPELSREIKLHFAAIHRIAEELQDAVMQVRMLPFAHVFQRFPRLVRDLARRLGKEVRLEIIGEDTEADKRIIESLADPLIHLIRNSLDHGIEPPEERKARGKPETGLLRIRTRQEGDRIWIEVSDDGRGIDPEVIKRKAYEKGLLDEAALERISAAEALQFLFRPGFSTASSVSDISGRGVGLDVVKRTVEQLGGSVRLESEPGKGTRFILSLPLSMMVTQVLIVEVQGQLYGLPVEAVVETVRVAPEAIQRIHHQEALVLRNQVIPVESLQYRLNGCKPSVEAADTLAVVVLQLETTRVGLLVDDFRETLDVVLKPLPGVLAGLSLYAGSALLGDGTVLMILNPKTLLASCRSNSGSEASSYVTM; this comes from the coding sequence ATGAGCAACCTGGTAGAACAATTTGTCATCGAGGCCCGCGAACTGCTGCAGGGCATCAGTGAGCAGATTCTGACGCTGGAAGCCCAGCCAGACCATGCAGAAGCTATGCATGAGCTTTTCCGGCTCGTGCATACGCTGAAGGGCAATAGCGGGCTGGTAGAAGCCCCGGCTATGACCCGGGTGTTGCATGTGGCGGAAGACGTAATCGGTGCTGTGCGCGAAGGGCGGCAAACGTTCTCCAGGGACCTGGCCGATGCCCTGTTGGAAGCGTTCGACTTCGTAGCCCTTCTGGTGGACGAACTGGAGCAAGAAGGAAGCATTCAGGCCGCCCACGAGCACGAAGCCACCCGCCATATTCAGGCCCTGCAGAAGCTGGACGGAAAAGAAAAGACAGCAGAAGAGTCGGAAGCTTTCAGGGCAGCCTCGGATCACAGCAGGGCTGCTGTCTCCATAGAAAGCCTTCCGCCGGAGGCTCAGGAAATCGCCGCGCAACGGCTTCAGGAAGACCGACCGCTCTACTGGGTTGTGTACGAGCCGGAAGAGGATTGCTTTTTCAAAGGGGATGACCCCTTCCTGCTGGTGCGTCAGACACCCGGGGTGTGCTGGGGGCGCATTGTCCCACGGGCTCCCTGGCCTCCTCTTGACCAGATGGATCCGTACCGCTGCGTGCTTCGCTTTGAGCTGCTATCGGAAGCGCCGCTTTCAGAGCTGGAGGAGCATTTCCGCTACGTGGCCGACCAGATACGTTTGCAGCCGGTAGCAGCGCAGTTGGATGCGGCAGATGCGGGCGTAGCCCCGACCGAATCGAAGCCGCCCATCGTCTCAGAGGAGGCCATTGGTCAGATTCTGGAAGCCCAGCGGGCCGTCCTGGAAAGCCCCATTGATGACGGATTTGAGGGGCGGATGCAGGCCGTGAAAGCAGCGCTGGAGGGTCTGTTGCGGGTGCTGGGGCGCGAAAGCGATCAAAGCACACTGGAAGCAGCGCTGGACGAAGCCCGTCGGAAACGGAATCCAGAGCCGCTGCGTCGCTGGATCGATCAGGTCTTTGGCGTTGCTCCCCGAGCGGATGCGGGTTCGCCTGCCAGCCAGACCGGCTCTGCGGCACCGCCTGTTTCCCAGGAGCCTGCTACTCCCTCTCATGAACGACCGGCCGAGGCTCGCCCGCGAACCGCTTCGACGCTGCGCGTTTCGCAAGAACGCATTGATGCGCTGATGAGTCTGGTCGGAGAGCTGGTCGTGGCCAAAAATGGACTGGCGTATCTGGCCAGCCGCGTGCAGCGCGACTATGACTTGCCGGAACTGAGCCGCGAGATCAAACTGCATTTTGCGGCCATCCATCGCATTGCCGAGGAGTTGCAGGACGCCGTCATGCAGGTGCGGATGCTCCCCTTTGCACACGTGTTTCAACGCTTTCCTCGGCTGGTGCGCGATCTGGCGCGTCGGCTGGGCAAAGAGGTGCGTCTGGAAATCATAGGAGAAGATACCGAAGCGGATAAACGGATTATTGAGAGCCTGGCCGATCCACTGATTCACCTGATTCGCAACAGTCTGGATCACGGAATTGAACCGCCAGAAGAGCGAAAAGCAAGAGGAAAGCCCGAAACAGGATTGCTGCGCATCCGCACGCGCCAGGAAGGCGATCGCATCTGGATTGAGGTAAGCGATGACGGGCGCGGAATCGATCCAGAGGTCATCAAACGAAAAGCTTACGAAAAAGGCCTGCTCGACGAAGCAGCCCTGGAGCGCATCAGCGCTGCTGAAGCGTTGCAGTTCCTGTTTCGTCCGGGGTTTTCGACGGCCAGCAGCGTCAGCGACATTTCCGGGCGGGGAGTAGGACTGGATGTCGTCAAGCGCACCGTAGAGCAACTGGGCGGCAGCGTGCGCCTGGAAAGTGAGCCCGGAAAGGGAACGCGCTTCATCCTGTCGCTGCCGCTGTCCATGATGGTCACGCAGGTGCTGATTGTGGAAGTGCAGGGACAGCTCTATGGATTACCCGTTGAGGCGGTCGTGGAGACGGTTCGGGTAGCGCCCGAAGCCATTCAGCGCATCCATCATCAGGAGGCCCTGGTGCTCCGAAATCAAGTAATTCCTGTGGAATCTCTGCAATATCGACTGAACGGATGTAAACCTTCGGTCGAAGCCGCCGATACCTTAGCTGTCGTGGTCCTGCAGTTGGAGACCACCCGCGTGGGACTTCTGGTGGATGACTTCCGCGAAACCCTGGATGTGGTGCTGAAGCCGCTGCCCGGCGTGCTGGCCGGTCTTTCCCTCTATGCCGGGTCAGCGCTGCTGGGCGATGGAACCGTTCTGATGATTCTAAACCCCAAAACGCTGTTGGCATCATGCCGGTCGAATTCCGGAAGCGAAGCGTCGTCTTACGTGACCATGTAA
- a CDS encoding alpha-ketoacid dehydrogenase subunit alpha/beta, translating into METTTALELKALYRALLLPRVIEERMLRLIRQGRLSKWFSGYGQEAIAVGCTWALEKQDYILPMHRNLGVWTTRGVPLRPLFCQLMGRAGGFTKGRDRTFHFGLPERRIIGMISHMAAMLPVACGLGLAARLKREDFVVLAFSGEGGTREGDFHEALNLAAVWKLPVIFVVENNGYGLSTPAHEAIPVEDVADAAVGYGMPGEVVDGNDVLAVVEAVRRAAERARAGEGPTLLEMKTFRMRGHEEASGTKYVPKKLFEHWRKKDPIDRFEAYLEREGILSEAERAAIRSELESEVQAATEYALAQPEVESTPEAERADLFAPAFVAADAPVPATQRELRFVDAISEALRLAMERDERVLLMGQDIAEYGGVFKVTQGFVERFGKERVRNTPIIESGAVGAALGLAIEGFKPVVEIQYADFISCAFNQIVNNLATTHYRWGQPVNVTIRAPFGGGLGAGPFHSQSKEAWFCHVPGLKVVVPATPEDAKGLLLTAIEEPNPVLFFEHKLLYRSVRGPVPEGVYHVPLGKARVARVGTDATIVTYGVGVHWALEEAAWWAEQGVSLEVIDLRTLIPWDRETVLASVQKTNRLLVLHEATRTAGFGAEIAAEIAELGFKLLDAPPVRVAAEDLPVPFARPLEERIFSARPRLRPALERLLHF; encoded by the coding sequence ATGGAAACGACTACGGCGCTGGAGCTCAAAGCGCTTTACCGCGCCCTCTTGCTACCCCGCGTCATTGAAGAACGCATGCTCCGGCTGATTCGCCAGGGGCGTCTTTCCAAGTGGTTCAGCGGCTACGGCCAGGAGGCTATTGCCGTAGGATGTACCTGGGCGCTGGAAAAGCAGGATTACATCCTGCCGATGCATCGCAATCTGGGAGTGTGGACCACCCGGGGCGTGCCGCTGCGACCGCTTTTCTGCCAGCTCATGGGGCGCGCTGGCGGCTTTACGAAAGGCCGGGACCGCACCTTCCACTTCGGACTGCCGGAGCGCCGCATCATTGGTATGATTTCGCATATGGCGGCCATGTTGCCCGTAGCCTGTGGGCTTGGACTCGCAGCCCGCCTGAAACGCGAAGATTTCGTCGTGCTGGCTTTTTCGGGCGAAGGGGGCACGCGGGAAGGGGACTTCCATGAGGCGCTGAATCTGGCAGCAGTCTGGAAGCTGCCAGTCATCTTTGTGGTAGAAAACAATGGCTATGGACTGTCAACGCCTGCCCATGAAGCAATCCCGGTAGAGGATGTGGCCGACGCTGCCGTCGGCTATGGAATGCCGGGCGAAGTGGTGGACGGCAACGACGTGCTGGCGGTAGTCGAGGCGGTGCGTCGGGCCGCCGAGCGGGCTCGTGCCGGAGAAGGGCCTACGCTACTGGAAATGAAAACCTTCCGCATGCGGGGCCACGAGGAGGCCTCCGGGACAAAGTATGTACCGAAGAAGCTGTTTGAGCACTGGCGGAAAAAAGATCCCATCGACCGCTTCGAAGCGTATCTGGAACGAGAAGGTATCCTGTCGGAGGCAGAACGGGCAGCTATTCGCTCTGAGCTGGAAAGCGAAGTGCAGGCTGCTACTGAGTACGCACTGGCCCAGCCAGAAGTTGAAAGCACGCCGGAAGCAGAACGGGCCGACCTGTTTGCCCCTGCATTTGTGGCTGCTGATGCACCGGTGCCTGCTACGCAACGAGAGCTGCGCTTTGTGGATGCCATCTCCGAAGCCCTTCGCCTGGCCATGGAACGGGATGAACGGGTGCTGCTCATGGGCCAGGACATTGCTGAGTACGGGGGCGTCTTCAAGGTAACCCAGGGATTCGTGGAGCGTTTCGGCAAAGAACGGGTGCGCAACACGCCTATCATCGAAAGTGGAGCGGTCGGCGCAGCACTGGGACTGGCGATCGAAGGCTTCAAGCCGGTCGTAGAAATACAGTACGCGGACTTCATCTCCTGCGCCTTTAACCAGATCGTAAACAACCTGGCTACGACGCACTACCGGTGGGGGCAGCCGGTGAACGTGACGATCCGGGCCCCCTTTGGCGGGGGACTGGGAGCCGGACCGTTCCATTCGCAATCCAAAGAGGCCTGGTTCTGCCACGTGCCCGGCCTGAAGGTAGTCGTTCCGGCCACGCCAGAAGACGCTAAGGGACTGTTGCTGACGGCCATTGAAGAGCCCAATCCCGTCCTGTTTTTTGAACACAAGCTGCTCTATCGTTCGGTGCGTGGACCGGTACCGGAGGGCGTTTACCACGTGCCCCTGGGCAAAGCGCGCGTTGCGCGGGTCGGGACAGATGCTACGATCGTTACCTACGGCGTAGGCGTGCACTGGGCTCTGGAAGAGGCAGCCTGGTGGGCCGAGCAGGGCGTGTCGCTGGAAGTGATCGACCTGCGAACGCTTATTCCGTGGGACCGGGAAACGGTACTGGCCTCCGTGCAGAAAACCAATCGGCTGCTCGTGCTGCACGAAGCCACCCGAACCGCTGGATTCGGTGCCGAAATTGCCGCGGAGATTGCCGAGCTGGGGTTCAAGCTGCTCGATGCGCCTCCAGTGCGGGTGGCGGCTGAGGATTTGCCGGTACCTTTCGCCCGTCCACTTGAAGAACGTATCTTTTCGGCCCGGCCGCGCCTGCGGCCGGCTCTGGAACGGTTACTGCACTTTTAA